Proteins co-encoded in one Aspergillus flavus chromosome 2, complete sequence genomic window:
- a CDS encoding putative DNA repair protein Dds20/Mei5, which translates to MPSTDLNRKRRRVESAASALSKPFKSPLRRPPQVSETKHEALSKEEKNVAPRPSLKHNNADINDARTLPVISSSPSSAHALAYTIPTSPSSLESRKRKAQINHLAASKKPVFSDPVILDLQKQERALQSRLAILRSELDTAQQALQLESSSKDADLQSLITKWKSVSQSAAEEVFSGAQERVARMGGIKAWRERMKNNNAQWEQEEMETWYGSAEAEGADVDEDELEARKAEMLRDRKKSHNEERENKEVEDEEFTMDFMLKTLNIDLKVIGYDKAHQIWIKE; encoded by the exons ATGCCTTCCACCGACCTCAATAGAAAGCGCCGTCGCGTTGAAAGTGCGGCTTCGGCGCTTTCCAAACCTTTCAAGTCTCCTCTCCGCCGACCACCTCAAGTCTCGGAGACCAAGCACGAGGCATTAtccaaggaagagaaaaatgttGCGCCGAGGCCTTCTCTCAAGCATAATAATGCTGACATCAATGACGCGCGCACTCTACCTGTGATCTCATCTTCCCCGTCGTCTGCTCATGCCTTAGCTTACACAATACCTACTTCTCCCTCGAGCTTGGAGTCtcgcaaaagaaaagctcagATAAACCATCTGGCTGCATCTAAGAAGCCGGTGTTCTCTGACCCAgtcattcttgatcttcaGAAGCAAGAAAGGGCGCTGCAGTCACGACTTGCTATCCTGCGATCTGAACTTGATACTGCGCAACAAGCTCTTCAGCTCGAGTCCTCAAGCAAAGATGCAGACCTCCAATCGCTGATTACGAAGTGGAAATCTGTTAGTCAGAGCGCAGCCGAAGAGGTTTTCTCTGGGGCTCAGGAGCGTGTGGCGCGGATGGGTGGTATTAAGGCTTGGAGGGAGCGAATGAAAAATAACAATGCGCAGTGGGAGCAAGAGGAGATGGAAACCTGGTACGGCAGCGCAGAGGCTGAAGGGGCTGAtgtagatgaagatgagctGGAGGCTCGGAAGGCTGAGATGCTAAGGGACCGCAAGAAGAGTCACAATGAGGAGCGGGAAAATAaagaggttgaagatgag GAATTCACCATGGACTTTATGTTGAAGACGTTGAATATTGACCTCAAGGTTATTGGATATGATAAAGCCCATCAGATATGGATTAAGGAATAG
- a CDS encoding amidase family protein codes for MNMPRSYYADEDQAAETFSLVDATISELEHALSAGWITSVDLVARYLRRISVYDAAGLNLSAIPILNPTVFDEAAASDARRAAGLPARPLEGIPYLVKDSIKVKGMTVASGSPAFENLVATEDAACVQVLREAGAVLLGRTNMPAMAYGGMQRGSYGRAESPYSQEYLTAAYASGSSNGSATATTANFCAFSLGSETVSSGRSPASNNSIIAYTPSKGLLPLRGVWPLYPTCDVLVPHTRTMSDLFKVLDVLAVVDKTPIGDFWNEQKIVPLPSVETIRPRLFDELKEGSALHGKRIGVPSMYIGGKDPLPDKVCTRPSVLKLWERTKDALEACGATVVEVDFPMVTTYEAKASLGELVSVKDLPEDWHSVERCQLVAHSWDDFLAANGQPGLDSLACVDPETIFPLAPGSLRGTPDAANQLRWHEMVEYPKNKPDSIFEIPNLERAIKALENARKETFEQWMDSQGLDVVVFPANGDIGRADADVDPEASLYAWKNGVKYSNGNREIRHLGIPTVSVPMGVMEDTNMPVNLTFAGKAYDDTKLLRYAYAFEEFTHYRQVPPRVPGLDSDVVLTTGNQQSSSVQGQVELPGVTITEQSKCIKDSTVYVEVKGNLPCSRDAQLKQLVCYINGELIDPQLDGNGWSLTATYPVSARDGTWSRWTSPALVQTIVVIVAHTNTGQTAGKLLLL; via the coding sequence ATGAATATGCCAAGGTCATATTATGCTGATGAAGACCAGGCTGCTGAAACGTTCAGCCTTGTCGATGCCACTATCTCAGAGCTCGAGCATGCCTTGAGCGCAGGATGGATCACAAGTGTGGATTTGGTAGCGAGGTATCTTCGGCGTATTAGTGTGTACGATGCAGCTGGCCTTAACTTGAGTGCCATTCCTATTCTCAACCCTACTGTTTTCGACgaagctgcagcttctgatGCCCGTCGAGCTGCCGGTCTTCCTGCACGGCCCCTCGAAGGTATTCCTTACCTTGTCAAGGACAGTATCAAAGTCAAGGGTATGACAGTTGCTAGTGGTTCGCCCGCATTTGAGAACCTTGTCGCTACAGAAGATGCTGCGTGTGTCCAGGTTCTGCGGGAGGCTGGTGCGGTTCTCTTAGGAAGAACCAACATGCCTGCCATGGCATACGGAGGCATGCAGCGAGGCTCATACGGCCGTGCGGAGAGTCCGTATAGCCAGGAGTACTTGACAGCAGCATATGCGTCAGGTTCTTCTAACGGATCTGCAACAGCCACCACAGCAAACTTCTGTGCGTTTAGCTTAGGCTCTGAAACTGTGTCCTCAGGAAGATCCCCTGCTTCCAATAATTCCATTATTGCCTATACCCCATCAAAGGGCCTGCTGCCTCTCCGTGGGGTGTGGCCTCTGTATCCGACTTGCGACGTTTTAGTACCCCATACCCGCACCATGTCAGATCTCTTCAAGGTCCTTGATGTTCTTGCTGTTGTCGACAAGACACCTATAGGAGACTTCTGGAATGAGCAGAAGATTGTCCCCTTACCTTCAGTGGAGACAATCCGGCCTCGTTTGTTCGATGAGCTAAAGGAGGGCTCTGCCCTTCATGGAAAACGGATCGGTGTACCTTCAATGTACATCGGTGGCAAGGACCCTCTCCCGGATAAAGTGTGCACGAGACCTTCTGTGCTCAAGCTTTgggaaagaacaaaagacgCCCTGGAAGCATGTGGTGCGACAGTTGTGGAGGTCGACTTCCCAATGGTAACCACTTACGAAGCTAAAGCAAGCCTGGGAGAACTAGTGAGTGTCAAAGACCTTCCAGAAGACTGGCACTCAGTGGAAAGGTGTCAGCTTGTGGCTCACTCCTGGGATGACTTTCTAGCCGCCAACGGCCAGCCTGGACTTGATTCGCTTGCCTGTGTAGACCCCGAGACTATCTTTCCTCTCGCACCCGGTTCTCTTCGCGGAACCCCTGATGCCGCAAACCAGCTTAGATGGCACGAGATGGTCGAATATCCGAAGAACAAGCCCGATTCGATCTTCGAAATTCCGAACCTAGAACGGGCTATTAAAGCCTTGGAAAACGCACGAAAGGAAACATTCGAGCAATGGATGGACAGTCAGGGTCTTGATGTAGTGGTCTTCCCCGCTAATGGCGATATTGGCCGCGCAGACGCAGATGTGGATCCCGAAGCTTCTCTGTACGCTTGGAAGAATGGCGTGAAGTACTCTAACGGAAACCGGGAGATCCGTCATCTTGGTATCCCTACCGTGTCTGTGCCGATGGGCGTGATGGAGGACACAAATATGCCAGTCAATTTGACGTTCGCGGGAAAGGCATATGATGACACCAAGCTGCTGCGTTATGCGTATGCATTCGAAGAATTCACACATTATCGCCAAGTACCGCCTCGTGTGCCAGGGTTAGACTCTGATGTTGTTCTTACGACTGGAAATCAACAGTCCTCCTCTGTTCAAGGTCAGGTAGAACTGCCTGGGGTCACCATTACAGAACAGTCCAAGTGCATCAAGGATTCGACTGTGTATGTTGAGGTCAAAGGAAATCTGCCATGTAGCCGCGACGCGCAGTTGAAACAGCTGGTATGCTATATCAACGGTGAACTAATTGATCCTCAGCTTGATGGCAACGGATGGAGTTTAACTGCGACATATCCCGTCTCTGCTCGTGACGGCACGTGGTCCCGATGGACAAGCCCTGCTTTAGTCCAGACAATTGTTGTGATTGTGGCTCACACGAACACTGGCCAAACAGCTGGTAAATTGTTATTACTATGA
- a CDS encoding permease of the major facilitator superfamily (MFS allantoate transporter, putative): protein MIDATKDTKVDARSSTSVEKHGDVISGEICDIGADLYAEVGQLSSEELEREGAEVRKLLDWRILPMLYVTYVIQYLDKLSLNYASAYSLIPDLGLEGQRYSWVAAIFNFGYLFWAIPSNLMIQRLPLAKYMGTVLIIWAGLVIAHVGAKNYAGILVLRFLLGMAEAGVSPCMMNFTSMFYKRAEQPLRMAIWLSGNGMATMVGALLGFGLGHSHNTSLRSWQLIFLTIGLLNFVTGCFFLWLMPDSPSTAKFLSHRQRVVAVHRVSENMIGVKTKAIKLHQALEIFYDVKVLCCVGIGIACGVINGGVSNFSSSLIKGYGFSGIYATLLQLPTGAIEAVIVPICGLISTYVRDSRCIVLAVVCLIPFGGLLGIRFTDIDHRWTLVGCTWLQYIIGAPVIISWNLLSTNVAGHTKRSFANGVWFTVYASGNVAGANIFFAREAPRYYSALTGLLVCYAGMIVLCAAAYMAMKWENLRRDRNMLSEETAERREEAAVLDGFKDMTDMESKHFRYAL from the exons ATGATTGACGCCACCAAGGACACGAAAGTTGACGCGCGGAGCTCCACCAGCGTTGAGAAACATGGCGACGTTATCTCGGGTGAGATCTGCGACATTGGTGCGGACCTTTATGCTGAAGTCGGTCAACTATCGTCTGAAGAGCTCGAACGCGAAGGCGCCGAAGTGCGCAAGCTCCTGGACTGGCGCATTCTGCCTATG TTATATGTAACATATGTTATCCAATATTTAG ACAAACTGTCACTTAATTATGCCTCCGCTTATTCGTTAATCCCAGACCTTGGTCTAGAGGGCCAAAGGTACTCGTGGGTGGCAGCGATATTCAATTTCGGATATCTTTTTTGGGCTATT CCATCCAATCTGATGATCCAACGTTTGCCACTCGCAAAGTATATGGGAACTGTTTTGATTATCTGGGCTGGCCTTGTCATTGCACACGTTGGAGCCAAAAACTACGCGGGGATACTGGTTCTCAGATTTCTGCTGGGCATGGCGGAGGCTGGCGTTAGCCCATGCA TGATGAACTTCACCTCAATGTTCTACAAACGAGCCGAACAGCCTCTCCGGATGGCTATTTGGCTATCTGGGAATGGAATGGCAACGATGGTCGGCGCTCTCTTGGGATTTGGATTAGGCCATTCTCACAATACCAGCCTGCGGAGCTGGCAGCTGATCTTCTTAACTATTGGATTACTCAATTTCGTTACTGgatgcttctttctctggcTCATGCCGGACTCACCAAGTACAGCGAAATTTCTGTCCCACAGACAGCGCGTTGTGGCAGTTCACAGAGTATCGGAGAATATGATCGGGGTAAAGACTAAGGCGATCAAACTGCATCAAGCTTTGGAGATCTTTTACGACGTCAAAGTACTATGCTGTGTCGGCATCGGCATCGCCTGCGGCGTTATCAACGGTGGTGTATCCAActtctcatcatcgttgATCAAAGGATACGGCTTCAGTGGCATTTATGCAACACTCCTGCAGCTACCAACTGGAGCTATCGAAGCCGTAATAGTTCCTATTTGCGGCTTAATATCAACATACGTGCGGGACTCGCGCTGCATAGTGTTGGCTGTCGTGTGTTTGATTCCATTCGGTGGCCTCCTCGGTATTCGTTTCACGGACATTGACCATCGCTGGACACTGGTAGGCTGCACATGGCTTCAATACATCATTGGTGCTCCCGTCATCATATCATGGAACCTCCTGTCCACCAATGTGGCTGGTCATACGAAACGCTCCTTCGCCAACGGAGTCTGGTTCACGGTATATGCGAGCGGAAACGTTGCGGGGGCTAACATCTTCTTTGCTCGCGAAGCTCCACGGTATTATTCAGCATTGACTGGTCTTCTTGTCTGCTACGCGGGGATGATTGTTCTATGTGCTGCTGCGTATATGGCCATGAAGTGGGAAAATCTACGAAGAGATCGCAATATGTTATCAGAGGAAACCGCGGAACGTCGGGAGGAGGCGGCTGTTCTCGATGGCTTTAAGGATATGACAGATATGGAGTCTAAACACTTCAGATATGCGCTCTGA
- a CDS encoding putative beta-glucosidase (beta-glucosidase 1B), which yields MGSTSTSTLPPDFLWGFATASYQIEGAVNEDGRGPSIWDTFCKIPGKIAGGANGDVACDSYHRTHEDIALLKACGAKAYRFSLSWSRIIPLGGRNDPINEKGLQYYIKFVDDLHAAGITPLVTLFHWDLPDELDKRYGGLLNKEEFVADFAHYARIVFKAFGSKVKHWITFNEPWCSSVLGYNVGQFAPGRTSDRSKSPVGDSSRECWIVGHSLLVAHGAAVKIYRDEFKASDGGEIGITLNGDWAEPWDPENPADVEACDRKIEFAISWFADPIYHGKYPDSMVKQLGDRLPKWTPEDIALVHGSNDFYGMNHYCANFIKAKTGEADPNDTAGNLEILLQNKKGEWVGPETQSPWLRPSAIGFRKLLKWLSERYNYPKIYVTENGTSLKGENDLPLEQLLQDDFRTQYFRDYIGAMADAYTLDGVNVRAYMAWSLMDNFEWAEGYETRFGVTYVDYENNQKRIPKQSAKAIGEIFDQYIEKA from the exons ATGGGTTCCACTTCAACATCGACTCTCCCACCCGACTTTCTATGGGGATTCGCAACAGCGAG TTACCAGATTGAAGGAGCCGTAAATGAGGACGGACGAGGTCCATCCATCTGGGATACATTTTGCAAGATCCCCGGTAAAATTGCTGGAGGCGCCAATGGCGATGTGGCTTGCGACTCATACCATCGCACACACGAGGATATTGCCTTGCTCAAGGCTTGCGGTGCCAAGGCATACCGTTTCTCACTCTCTTG GTCCCGCATTATTCCACTCGGTGGCCGAAACGACCCCATCAATGAGAAAGGCTTgcaatattatataaagttcGTCGACGACTTGCATGCTGCTGGTATCACTCCTCTCGTTACTTTGTTTCACTGGGATCTTCCCGATGAGCTCGACAAACGCTACGGCGGTCTCCTCAATAAGGAAGAGTTCGTCGCAGACTTCGCCCACTACGCACGCATAGTTTTCAAGGCTTTCGGCTCGAAAGTTAAGCATTGGATCACGTTCAACGAGCCATGGTGTAGCAGTGTGCTTGGGTATAACGTCGGTCAGTTTGCCCCCGGGAGAACAAGTGATCGGTCCAAGAGTCCTGTCGGTGACAGTTCGCGGGAGTGTTGGATCGTGGGCCACAGTCTTCTTGTAGCCCATGGGGCAGCAGTGAAGATCTACCGAGATGAGTTCAAGGCCAGCGATGGTGGAGAGATTGGCATCACTCTTAATG GCGATTGGGCCGAGCCTTGGGACCCCGAGAACCCGGCAGACGTTGAAGCCTGCGATAGGAAGATCGAATTCGCAATCTCCTGGTTCGCAGACCCCATTTATCATGGGAAGTATCCGGACAGCATGGTGAAGCAGTTGGGTGACCGACTGCCGAAGTGGACACCAGAGGATATTGCGCTCGTTCACGGTAGCAACGACTTCTATGGCATGAACCATTACTGCGCCAACTTCATCAAAGCTAAGACCGGCGAAGCGGATCCCAATGACACCGCAGGCAACCTGGAGATTCTGTTGCAAAATAAGAAGGGTGAATGGGTCGGACCCGAGACGCAATCTCCCTGGCTCCGACCCTCCGCAATTGGGTTCCGGAAGCTGTTGAAATGGCTCAGTGAGCGATACAACTACCCCAAGATCTACGTGACGGAGAACGGCACCAGTCTGAAGGGTGAGAACGACTTGCCGCTAGAGCAGCTACTCCAGGACGACTTCCGGACGCAGTATTTCCGGGATTACATTGGCGCTATGGCGGATGCCTACACTCTAGACGGTGTCAATGTCAGGGCCTACATGGCTTGGAGTTTGATGGA TAACTTCGAATGGGCCGAGGGCTACGAGACACGATTCGGAGTGACTTACGTCGACTACGAGAATAACCAGAAGAGAATCCCCAAGCAAAGTGCCAAAGCTATTGGTGAAATCTTCGACCAATACATTGAGAAAGCTTAG
- a CDS encoding kelch motif domain protein → MARQPLSTTTRNSNASFASAAFTQSHGDPQSWIGAPRVSFPMTSLSSDHHTPHHAFLMPPSIAGGRRGSTDYRPSIKKAQGHIPACLVNASVTYCNNDQIYAFGGFDQYTDEVYNHVLRLNLKDLRWELVDNYGDIPGVRMGHTATLHQGTKLIVFGGENEHREYLSDVVILDITTSTWTQPEIRGPIPRGRARHAAVIYDDKLFVLGGVTGDNKILDDLSYLDLKTWTWSRTWRFTARFDHTAWVWGGRLWTFGGLDPGMERTTDIWWLDLKDIQSLGMTTSQGTVDTPATIGRSTHSPDTMFNSPTQQLSGRSGSYAANSGSVQVRNSNRRKPIAPGAISCLQFKSGPHVPALFSGTHFQAYASGVLLDLITPSETVRIFDCNLSSLELDSLRWQRLADGQEIFKPGYRWHYCTVDTSGTKAWLLGSSSDAGATPGTADENHMSEVLCIDLERYGLLGNEMTAASPDQGRALLSERSGISPLSGLGADLSAVFDQAPETGSGADFIITANPDDQVDGDEPGEDASSQAQPAFLPPNAATSPPIHVHRIILQLRWPHFKRLYSAQMVEYHSKKMHIPEPYSVVRAFVYYLYTDSISGHPEYCSDIVDVAGMLVMANLYDMPKLRVLCVNRLSRELDVENAAIIWERAGRTNEEWLMRRAAQFCLSNWGRVVRTDGFKSLSRQSLIELCEVVDMEGRVVAGPELEMVGALSAEGFGSGRDPKRSQLALGGTLADDVDDLDGDEMEGMEMS, encoded by the exons ATGGCGCGGCAACCGCTCTCCACTACTACTCGGAATAGTAACGCTTCCTTTGCATCCGCGGCGTTCACGCAGTCCCACGGAGACCCACAATCCTGGATCGGGGCGCCTCGAGTCTCATTTCCGATGACTTCCCTGTCCTCTGATCACCACACACCGCACCACGCATTCCTCATGCCCCCTAGTATAGCCGGCGGTCGCCGCGGTAGCACGGACTACCGCCCGAGCATAAAAAAGGCTCAGGGTCATATTCCAGCATGCCTAGTCAATGCATCTGTGACGTATTGCAACAACGATCAGATTTACGCCTTTGGCGGGTTCGATCAATATACTGATGAAG TGTACAACCACGTTCTGAGGCTGAACCTTAAAGATCTCCGCTGGGAACTTGTAGACAACTATGGCGATATTCCAGGAGTTCGCATGG GACATACTGCCACTCTTCATCAAGGAACCAAGTTGATCGTCTTCGGCGGAGAGAATGAGCATCGCGAATATCTCTCCGATGTGGTCATTCTTGATATCACCACTTCCACTTGGACTCAACCGGAAATTCGTGGACCAATACCGCGAGGAAGGGCCCGCCACGCTGCCGTCATTTACGATGACAAGCTTTTTGTCTTAGGAGGTGTAACTGGAGATAACAAAATCCTTGATGATTTGTCTTACCTGGATCTGAAAACATGGACATGGTCCCGAACCTGGAGATTTACAGCCCGCTTCGACCATACTGCCTGGGTTTGGGGCGGTCGCTTGTGGACTTTTGGAGGCCTTGACCCGGGTATGGAACGTACGACGGATATCTGGTGGCTTGATCTCAAAGACATCCAATCTCTTGGAATGACAACATCGCAAGGTACCGTAGACACCCCCGCGACAATCGGCAGGAGTACTCATAGCCCAGACACAATGTTCAATAGTCCAACACAACAGCTCTCGGGACGATCCGGTAGTTACGCAGCAAATTCAGGGAGTGTACAAGTTCGCAATTCAAACCGACGGAAACCAATCGCTCCGGGTGCCATATCGTGTCTTCAGTTCAAATCTGGTCCCCACGTACCTGCATTGTTCTCTGGAACCCACTTCCAAGCCTATGCTTCTGGTGTTCTGCTCGACTTGATAACTCCATCGGAGACAGTGCGTATCTTCGACTGCAATCTATCGTCATTGGAGCTTGACTCACTACGCTGGCAGAGATTGGCTGATGGGCAAGAGATATTTAAACCGGGTTATAGGTGGCATTACTGTACAGTCGATACGAGTGGCACCAAGGCGTGGCTGTTAGGCAGCAGTTCGGATGCTGGCGCCACTCCTGGAACCGCTGATGAGAATCACATGAGCGAAGTTCTCTGCATTGACCTGGAAAGGTACGGCTTACTTGGCAATGAGATGACAGCCGCCTCGCCCGACCAAGGTAGAGCACTACTTTCAGAACGATCGGGGATATCTCCCTTATCTGGACTCGGTGCGGACCTGTCGGCTGTCTTTGACCAAGCGCCTGAGACCGGTAGTGGCGCCGACTTTATCATCACCGCCAACCCAGACGATCAGGTAGACGGAGATGAGCCTGGAGAGGATGCTTCTTCCCAAGCTCAGCCAGCGTTTCTACCCCCTAACGCAGCCACTTCCCCACCGATCCATGTGCATCGGATTATTTTACAACTAAGATGGCCCCATTTCAAAAGGCTGTATTCTGCTCAAATGGTCGAATATCATTCGAAGAAAATGCATATTCCCGAGCCTTACTCGGTCGTCCGTGCATTCGTCTACTACCTGTATACTGATAGCATCTCAGGTCACCCAGAATACTGTTCTGACATTGTCGATGTGGCGGGAATGCTCGTTATGGCCAACTTGTACGACATGCCTAAGTTGCGAGTGTTATGTGTCAACCGGTTAAGCCGCGAACTGGACGTAGAGAATGCAGCCATCATCTGGGAGCGAGCCGGCCGGACGAATGAAGAATGGCTGATGCGCCGTGCAGCTCAGTTCTGTCTCAGCAATTGGGGCCGAGTAGTGCGCACCGACGGCTTCAAGTCTCTGAGCCGGCAGAGTTTGATTGAACTATGTGAGGTGGTTGACATGGAAGGCCGCGTTGTTGCAGGACCTGAATTGGAGATGGTTGGAGCGCTTTCCGCGGAGGGATTTGGCTCTGGCAGAGATCCTAAGCGGTCGCAGCTGGCTCTCGGCGGCACCCTAGCTGACGATGTCGATGACCTCGATGGCGACGAAATGGAAGGGATGGAAATGTCGTGA
- a CDS encoding anaphase promoting complex protein (WD repeat-containing protein slp1): MATPTVSTPVKTHHGIFSSKTAGGRMPLTPSPRMRAGSMTSNHSSPFTPPRQQEGAKDNGKSVYGGNLSSYFAKSMSRATRNYRESPKSNIARIRKSPKHLEMGVSEWALAGTGPSASQSPSSKERVRKEVPTRTTRSGKTTVRIAHNAGDRFIPNRTASEGLATAGTAKPEESQRSKSNGNEGSTVLASAASAFDIGGRGTEDDITAALENLGLEDSETSSTSSSSSYTRPAPDAVAYESSLADACGVNLNTRILAFKPPPPESSKPIDLRAQYNRPLRPAKSKSAQFRRRVQTAPERVLDAPGLLDDYYLNLLDWSSGNQVAIGLERNVYVWSADTGTVSCLLESSPDTYISSVKWSGDGAYVGVGLGTGEVQIWDVEEGTKLRSMFGHDSRVGVMGWSKHTLSTGARSGLVFNHDVRIAQHKVAELVSHTSEVCGLEWRPDGAQLATGGNDNLVNIWDARSLSAPKFTKTNHRAAVKALSWCPWQLNLLATGGGSYDRHIHFWNTTTGARTNSIDTGSQVTSLRWSNHYREIVSSSGFPDNSLSIWSYPTLVRNIEIPAHETRVLHSCLSPDGQLLATAAADESLKFWKVFERKPGTSASASREGGVGSKAQMTKSMTIR; this comes from the coding sequence ATGGCTACTCCCACGGTGTCGACCCCGGTCAAAACCCACCATGGAATTTTCTCTTCAAAGACTGCTGGAGGTCGTATGCCTCTCACACCTTCTCCCCGTATGCGAGCGGGAAGCATGACATCGAATCACTCCTCACCATTCACTCCTCCTCGTCAGCAGGAAGGCGCCAAGGACAATGGAAAGTCTGTCTACGGGGGGAACTTGTCCTCTTACTTTGCCAAGTCCATGTCTAGGGCAACCCGGAACTACCGCGAGTCTCCCAAGTCTAACATTGCCCGGATACGCAAGTCGCCTAAGCACCTAGAAATGGGCGTATCTGAGTGGGCATTGGCCGGTACTGGTCCCTCGGCATCACAGTCTCCGTCGTCCAAGGAGCGAGTACGGAAAGAGGTCCCGACACGTACGACGAGATCTGGGAAGACCACAGTTCGCATTGCACACAATGCAGGTGACAGATTCATTCCCAACCGGACCGCCAGTGAGGGACTGGCAACTGCTGGCACCGCAAAGCCCGAGGAGAGCCAACGATCCAAGTCTAATGGCAATGAGGGCTCTACCGTTCTTGCAAGTGCCGCGAGCGCGTTCGACATTGGTGGTCGAGGAACGGAAGATGATATCACCGCGGCTCTTGAGAACCTCGGCCTCGAGGATAGCGAGACTTCCTCaacatcttcgtcttcatcgtaTACCAGACCTGCACCAGACGCTGTTGCCTACGAATCGTCGTTGGCTGATGCGTGCGGTGTAAATCTGAACACTCGAATTCTTGCTTTCAAGCCACCGCCTCCGGAATCGTCCAAGCCAATTGACTTGCGTGCTCAGTACAATCGTCCTCTTAGGCCTGCTAAGTCTAAGTCTGCACAGTTCCGCAGAAGGGTTCAGACTGCTCCCGAACGTGTTCTGGATGCACCTGGACTTCTGGATGACTACTATCTTAACCTTCTGGATTGGAGCTCTGGCAACCAAGTCGCCATCGGCCTTGAGCGTAATGTTTACGTGTGGTCGGCAGATACAGGCACTGTTAGCTGCTTACTGGAGTCGTCTCCGGATACGTATATCAGTAGTGTCAAGTGGAGCGGCGATGGAGCTTATGTTGGGGTGGGCTTGGGCACCGGCGAGGTTCAGATctgggatgttgaagagggtACTAAGCTGCGAAGTATGTTTGGCCATGACTCTCGTGTTGGTGTCATGGGCTGGTCTAAGCACACCTTGTCTACTGGCGCTCGCAGCGGTCTTGTATTCAACCACGATGTCCGCATCGCTCAGCACAAGGTAGCCGAGCTTGTATCTCACACCTCCGAAGTCTGTGGCCTCGAGTGGAGACCCGACGGTGCCCAGCTGGCTACCGGCGGCAATGACAACTTGGTGAACATCTGGGATGCCCGGTCTCTCAGTGCACCCAAGTTCACCAAGACCAACCACCGTGCTGCCGTCAAGGCTCTCAGCTGGTGTCCTTGGCAACTGAACTTGCTCGCCACCGGTGGTGGATCATACGATCGCCATATTCACTTCTGGAACACCACGACGGGTGCCCGTACCAACAGCATCGATACCGGCTCTCAGGTCACCAGCCTGCGGTGGAGCAACCACTACCGGGAGATTGTTAGCTCCAGTGGATTCCCCGATAACTCTCTGAGCATCTGGAGTTACCCCACTCTGGTCCGCAACATTGAGATCCCGGCACACGAGACCCGTGTTCTGCACAGCTGCCTGAGTCCTGATGGTCAGCTCCTGGCCACCGCGGCAGCGGACGAAAGCTTGAAATTCTGGAAGGTCTTTGAACGCAAGCCAGGAACTAGTGCATCGGCATCGCGTGAAGGTGGAGTTGGAAGCAAGGCTCAAATGACTAAATCCATGACCATCCGATAG